A section of the Chitinispirillales bacterium ANBcel5 genome encodes:
- a CDS encoding four helix bundle protein: protein MQQLEQERQYVIGRQILKSGTSIGANVEEAIGGQSRQDFFAKITIAYKEARETKYWLRLLKEGNLLQPNIADSLLNDCDELLRILTAIQKTTKCS, encoded by the coding sequence ATGCAGCAGCTTGAGCAAGAACGTCAGTATGTGATCGGAAGACAGATCCTTAAAAGTGGCACATCAATTGGAGCAAATGTTGAAGAAGCTATTGGCGGCCAATCCAGACAAGATTTTTTCGCCAAAATAACCATCGCATACAAAGAAGCACGTGAAACTAAGTATTGGCTCAGATTACTTAAGGAAGGTAATTTGCTTCAGCCAAATATTGCAGATTCATTATTGAATGACTGCGATGAATTGCTAAGAATTCTGACTGCGATCCAAAAAACTACAAAATGTAGCTGA